A genome region from Actinomycetota bacterium includes the following:
- a CDS encoding Na/Pi symporter: MRTALVLALLYLFLVGVSLLESGIKHLGAGFQEGLLESVTNPLAGLFAGVLATVLVQSSSVSTATIVGLVGSGTLTVEAAIPMIMGANIGTTITNTLASLGSIRRSDEFRRAFAGATMHDFFNLIAVALFLPLELVTGFLSRSAEAIADLLGRSSVTGAEASSPVKEAVKLPSEAIVSAIDGIGLATAVAGVVILTVGLGFIFLALTYITRNMRQLIAGRIERTMNRLIGKGGGFAGIVIGMLVTIAVQSSSITTSILVPMVAAGVLTLPNAYPVTLGANVGTTVTALLASLAVELPAGLVIALVHTLFNVAGIALLYPLPGVRLIPVRLAEGLAEMAVRNRSMVVAYVLGTFVLVPMAGIVILR, translated from the coding sequence GTGCGCACGGCGCTAGTGCTCGCGTTGCTGTACCTCTTCCTCGTCGGTGTCTCGCTGCTCGAGAGCGGTATCAAGCACCTCGGCGCGGGGTTCCAGGAGGGTCTCCTCGAGAGCGTCACCAACCCGCTGGCCGGGCTGTTCGCGGGCGTGCTCGCCACCGTGCTCGTGCAATCGTCATCGGTGTCGACCGCCACGATCGTGGGCCTAGTGGGGTCGGGGACGCTCACCGTCGAGGCTGCCATCCCGATGATCATGGGCGCCAACATCGGCACCACGATCACGAACACGTTGGCGTCGCTGGGCTCGATCCGTCGCAGCGACGAGTTCAGACGCGCCTTCGCCGGCGCCACGATGCACGACTTCTTCAACCTCATCGCGGTCGCCCTGTTCCTCCCCTTGGAACTGGTCACGGGGTTCCTGTCGAGATCGGCCGAGGCGATCGCGGATCTGCTGGGCCGCAGCAGCGTGACGGGTGCCGAGGCGAGCAGCCCGGTGAAGGAGGCCGTGAAGCTGCCGTCCGAGGCGATCGTCTCGGCGATCGACGGCATCGGGCTCGCGACGGCCGTCGCCGGCGTCGTCATCCTCACCGTCGGCCTCGGCTTCATCTTCCTGGCCCTGACCTACATCACGCGCAACATGCGTCAGCTCATCGCCGGGCGCATCGAGCGGACGATGAACCGGCTCATCGGCAAGGGCGGCGGGTTCGCCGGCATCGTCATCGGGATGCTCGTCACGATCGCGGTCCAGTCGTCGAGCATCACCACGTCCATCCTGGTGCCCATGGTGGCGGCGGGCGTGCTGACACTCCCCAACGCGTACCCGGTGACACTGGGTGCCAACGTGGGAACGACGGTCACGGCGCTGCTGGCGTCACTCGCCGTCGAGCTGCCGGCCGGACTCGTGATCGCCCTCGTCCACACGCTCTTCAACGTCGCCGGGATCGCGCTGCTGTACCCCCTCCCGGGGGTCCGGCTCATCCCCGTCCGGCTCGCCGAGGGTCTGGCCGAGATGGCGGTCCGCAACCGGTCGATGGTGGTCGCCTACGTCCTGGGCACGTTCGTACTCGTCCCGATGGCTGGCATAGTCATCCTGCGTTGA
- a CDS encoding PhoU domain-containing protein — protein MVFRLFRGGGEEQLELIERQIQQMLANDRHSFDLAVSALLGGADPEVVGPDLLETDREVNELEREIRRELVVHASVHGKVDVPAILAYMSVVKDIERIGDYAKNIFDLAALEVDLSEAPDREELHLLARRASQLITTAGEVFNARDRDAAEALISEGDILLDDFDDLVAELVGSDQVAREAVPRALFYRHLKRIVAHLMNLLSAVVMPVDRIDYFDEDQSTRD, from the coding sequence GTGGTCTTCCGGTTGTTCAGGGGCGGAGGCGAGGAGCAGCTCGAGCTGATCGAGCGCCAGATCCAGCAGATGCTCGCCAACGATCGTCACAGCTTCGACCTGGCCGTGTCGGCGCTCCTCGGCGGCGCCGATCCCGAGGTCGTGGGACCCGACCTGCTCGAGACCGACCGCGAGGTGAACGAGCTGGAGCGCGAGATCCGGCGCGAGCTCGTCGTGCACGCCAGCGTCCACGGGAAGGTGGACGTGCCCGCGATCCTCGCGTACATGAGCGTGGTGAAGGACATCGAGCGCATCGGCGATTACGCCAAGAACATCTTCGACCTCGCCGCGCTCGAGGTCGATCTGAGCGAGGCTCCGGACCGCGAGGAGCTCCACCTCCTCGCGCGTCGTGCCTCGCAGCTCATCACGACCGCCGGGGAGGTGTTCAACGCGCGTGACCGTGACGCGGCTGAGGCGCTGATCTCGGAGGGCGACATCTTGCTCGACGACTTCGACGACCTCGTCGCCGAGCTCGTCGGGAGCGATCAGGTCGCGCGGGAGGCGGTGCCTCGCGCGCTGTTCTACCGCCACCTCAAGCGCATCGTCGCACACCTGATGAACCTGCTATCGGCGGTCGTCATGCCGGTGGACAGGATCGACTACTTCGACGAGGACCAGTCGACGCGTGACTAG
- a CDS encoding prolipoprotein diacylglyceryl transferase, with the protein MLAAISFPILERIPIFGDVALSPHGVGIAVGFLLGAVLMMRRAEKRGVAHFEVPDLREQLQDLLVRGAIGAVIGSRLFWVITHAGEYTDDPLRVFAVWEGGLTFLGGLAGAILLALPMIVRRRWRFFQLFDSVAPGVALGLLIGRLGDLVIGDHIGDPAGDFPLAWRCTSNLWVRATNTFGSVAPDSYPLDAVRSGVIDPPTQGCFDIAVHQTALYDFVAVAALLLLMLWAERKPRWDGFFVMLYIYWYGLFRFLTDFVREDQRILGLTGSQWALVAAALALTGWLANRRPWDERPWAWDPPDFDHPWRGTVAPVGPDADASGEVDQPPDQGG; encoded by the coding sequence ATGCTCGCCGCCATCAGCTTCCCCATACTCGAGCGCATCCCGATCTTCGGCGACGTGGCGCTGTCGCCGCACGGCGTCGGGATCGCCGTCGGGTTCCTCCTGGGTGCGGTCCTGATGATGCGACGAGCCGAGAAGCGCGGGGTCGCCCACTTCGAGGTGCCCGACCTCCGCGAACAGCTGCAGGACCTGCTCGTCCGCGGTGCCATCGGGGCGGTCATCGGCTCGCGCCTGTTCTGGGTGATCACCCACGCAGGCGAGTACACCGACGACCCGCTGCGCGTGTTCGCCGTCTGGGAGGGCGGCCTGACGTTCCTCGGAGGCCTGGCGGGAGCCATCCTGCTCGCGCTGCCGATGATCGTCCGCAGGCGCTGGCGCTTCTTCCAGCTGTTCGACTCCGTGGCTCCCGGTGTCGCGCTCGGTCTGCTGATCGGACGGCTCGGGGACCTCGTCATCGGCGACCACATCGGGGACCCGGCCGGGGACTTCCCCCTCGCCTGGCGCTGCACCTCGAACCTGTGGGTCCGCGCGACGAACACGTTCGGCAGCGTCGCGCCCGACTCCTACCCGCTCGACGCGGTCCGTTCCGGGGTGATCGACCCCCCGACGCAGGGCTGCTTCGACATCGCGGTCCACCAGACCGCTCTGTACGACTTCGTCGCGGTGGCCGCGCTGCTGCTGCTCATGCTGTGGGCCGAGCGCAAGCCGAGGTGGGACGGCTTCTTCGTGATGCTCTACATCTACTGGTACGGGCTGTTCCGGTTCCTGACCGACTTCGTGCGCGAGGACCAGCGCATCCTGGGCCTCACCGGTTCGCAGTGGGCGCTCGTGGCAGCGGCGCTCGCGCTCACCGGGTGGCTGGCCAACCGCCGGCCCTGGGACGAGCGACCGTGGGCCTGGGACCCGCCCGACTTCGACCACCCGTGGAGGGGGACGGTGGCGCCGGTCGGGCCCGACGCCGACGCGAGCGGCGAGGTGGACCAGCCCCCCGACCAGGGCGGCTGA
- a CDS encoding peptidoglycan DD-metalloendopeptidase family protein, which yields MGRVRPSWIFLLAAVTLFAAGALMPARAQTAEEAALSDAQRRIDAVAEQIRTAEGVEAEASARLAEADARLAEVEAAVNQAAAAIERQRHRVVESERLLAELAAEVEGVHEAFGLRAADMYKHGTSLPFEVLLTAGDIQAALERSEFVRVVTGTDQARLEQVSNARIALAGQQDRHDAELARLERMRLEHKQLLAQVAQMRQQRQLELAAARAEVAGLEESMDNLEDAVEGLKRLIAERQKPVTSIVPSTSGYVWPRCDRVTSGFGRRWGRMHEGLDIDGETGQPIGAVKDGVVIFAGWHGGYGQMVLIDHGDGVVSAYAHQSRLVVTEGQTVIRAQQVGDVGSTGSSTGSHLHFETRVNGAAVDPLQFLPPSC from the coding sequence GTGGGCCGCGTTCGTCCCTCCTGGATCTTCCTCCTGGCGGCTGTGACGCTGTTCGCTGCCGGGGCGCTGATGCCTGCCCGCGCCCAGACCGCCGAGGAGGCGGCGCTCAGCGACGCGCAGCGGCGGATCGACGCGGTCGCGGAGCAGATACGGACTGCTGAGGGCGTCGAGGCAGAGGCGTCAGCGCGGCTCGCCGAGGCGGATGCGCGCCTCGCCGAGGTCGAGGCCGCGGTGAACCAGGCGGCAGCGGCGATCGAGCGGCAGCGCCACCGTGTCGTCGAGAGCGAGCGCCTCCTGGCCGAGCTCGCCGCCGAGGTCGAGGGGGTGCACGAGGCGTTCGGACTCCGCGCCGCAGATATGTACAAGCACGGGACCTCGCTGCCGTTCGAGGTGCTGCTCACCGCCGGCGACATCCAGGCAGCTCTCGAGCGCAGCGAGTTCGTGCGCGTCGTCACCGGCACGGACCAGGCGAGGCTCGAGCAGGTCAGCAACGCGCGGATCGCGCTCGCGGGGCAGCAGGACCGCCACGATGCCGAGCTGGCACGGCTCGAGCGCATGCGCCTCGAGCACAAGCAGCTGCTCGCACAGGTGGCCCAGATGCGTCAGCAGCGTCAGCTCGAGCTGGCAGCCGCCCGCGCCGAGGTGGCCGGACTCGAGGAGTCGATGGACAACCTCGAGGATGCGGTCGAGGGTCTCAAGCGGCTCATCGCGGAGCGCCAGAAGCCGGTCACCTCGATCGTTCCGAGCACATCGGGCTACGTGTGGCCTCGCTGCGACCGCGTGACCTCCGGGTTCGGACGCCGCTGGGGCCGGATGCACGAGGGTCTCGACATCGACGGCGAGACGGGCCAGCCCATCGGCGCCGTGAAGGACGGTGTGGTCATCTTCGCGGGGTGGCACGGGGGCTACGGGCAGATGGTGCTCATCGATCATGGGGATGGGGTGGTGAGCGCCTACGCTCATCAGAGCCGCCTCGTCGTGACCGAGGGCCAGACGGTGATCCGGGCCCAGCAGGTCGGCGACGTCGGTTCGACCGGGTCGTCCACCGGGTCGCACCTGCACTTCGAGACCCGCGTCAACGGCGCTGCCGTGGATCCCCTCCAGTTCCTCCCACCGTCCTGCTGA
- a CDS encoding VanW family protein: MTLRRAATLAGLVSLGVLVVAFLLVVSLRAAHGDILPGVTVAGTDLGGAEEDARAQLEVLDETRRTDPVTVVVGDESFTLDPGSVGYRIDIDATLDAARLPGRDGGFLATSWDHVAALWRDVDLEPVEVLDEQALAAWVASVGAEVNDEPFPGALHIDPATLAVSTEAPGPGQQVDEDEIAASVREALSTAGPETLGFEPVPVPARIEPAAVEAVAAQARGALNEPLRLTANDATLTLEPSQLASMMLLREVSEGDTWTVELAVEAAAVEAAVGGRASEFEREPVSASFDLPREPPATLDDQDDTSWTPVPVDARIVPSQPGETFDAGLAATQISELLQQGTTTAPLRLRPVEPEFTTADGEAFGITHLIGTFTTYHACCQSRVTNIQLLADMVDGTTVAPGEQFSVNQISGERTCGKGFRAAGMILNGELVDVCGGGTSQFGTTTFNAAFFAGLPIDQYKAHSWYISRYPMGREATLNYPSPDIDVRFTNTTDAGILVRTSYTGTSITVSLYGDNGEVTVRAIHGSPTNYRGFGTRTRENKALPPGASRVVQSGAQGFDVTVVRVLEQPDGTEEREEFFTRYTPIVKIVEQNSDPAPPPPDEDPPDDGEPEPPPEEGGDEPPPDGGGDEPPPSEQPDPGQ, encoded by the coding sequence TTGACGCTTCGTCGCGCTGCCACGCTCGCGGGACTGGTCTCGTTGGGCGTCCTCGTCGTCGCGTTCCTGCTCGTCGTCTCGCTGCGCGCGGCGCACGGTGACATCCTCCCCGGCGTGACCGTCGCGGGGACGGACCTGGGCGGCGCCGAGGAGGACGCCCGCGCGCAGCTCGAGGTGCTTGATGAGACCCGACGCACCGACCCCGTCACGGTCGTCGTCGGGGACGAGTCGTTCACGCTCGATCCGGGATCCGTTGGCTACCGCATCGACATCGACGCCACCCTCGACGCGGCCCGGCTCCCCGGGCGCGACGGTGGGTTCCTCGCGACGTCCTGGGACCACGTTGCGGCTCTGTGGCGCGACGTCGACCTCGAACCAGTCGAGGTGCTCGACGAGCAGGCGCTGGCGGCGTGGGTTGCGAGCGTGGGCGCCGAGGTCAACGACGAGCCCTTCCCCGGAGCGCTGCACATCGACCCCGCGACGCTCGCGGTCTCCACGGAGGCACCGGGACCTGGGCAGCAGGTCGACGAGGACGAGATCGCGGCGTCGGTGCGAGAGGCACTCAGCACCGCGGGCCCCGAGACGCTGGGGTTCGAGCCCGTCCCCGTCCCCGCACGCATCGAACCGGCCGCGGTCGAAGCGGTCGCGGCGCAGGCGCGGGGCGCACTGAACGAGCCCCTGCGACTGACCGCCAACGACGCCACCCTCACGCTCGAGCCGAGCCAACTCGCCTCGATGATGCTGCTGCGCGAGGTCAGCGAAGGTGACACCTGGACCGTCGAGCTCGCGGTCGAGGCTGCCGCGGTCGAGGCCGCCGTCGGTGGACGCGCGAGCGAGTTCGAGCGCGAGCCCGTCTCCGCGAGCTTCGACCTCCCCCGCGAGCCGCCCGCGACGCTCGACGATCAGGACGACACCTCGTGGACCCCCGTCCCCGTCGACGCCCGCATCGTCCCATCGCAGCCGGGCGAGACGTTCGACGCGGGTCTCGCCGCGACGCAGATCAGCGAGCTACTGCAGCAGGGGACCACGACCGCCCCGCTGCGGCTGCGTCCGGTCGAACCCGAGTTCACGACCGCGGACGGGGAGGCGTTCGGTATCACCCACCTCATCGGCACCTTCACGACCTACCACGCCTGTTGCCAGTCACGGGTCACCAACATCCAGCTCCTCGCGGACATGGTCGACGGCACCACCGTGGCACCGGGCGAGCAGTTCTCGGTCAACCAGATCTCCGGTGAACGCACCTGCGGCAAGGGCTTCCGCGCCGCGGGGATGATCCTCAACGGCGAGCTCGTGGACGTCTGCGGGGGCGGGACGAGCCAGTTCGGGACGACGACCTTCAACGCGGCGTTCTTCGCGGGGCTGCCCATCGATCAGTACAAGGCGCACAGCTGGTACATCAGCCGCTACCCGATGGGGCGTGAGGCCACCCTGAACTACCCCTCCCCCGACATCGACGTCCGCTTCACGAACACCACCGACGCCGGGATCCTGGTACGCACCAGCTACACGGGCACCTCGATCACGGTGTCCCTCTACGGCGACAACGGTGAGGTGACCGTTCGCGCGATCCACGGGTCGCCGACCAACTACCGGGGCTTCGGCACGCGCACGCGCGAGAACAAGGCGCTGCCACCGGGTGCCTCGCGTGTGGTCCAGAGCGGGGCGCAGGGCTTCGACGTGACCGTCGTGCGTGTCCTCGAGCAGCCCGACGGCACCGAGGAGCGGGAGGAGTTCTTCACCCGCTACACGCCCATCGTCAAGATCGTCGAGCAGAACAGCGACCCCGCCCCGCCGCCGCCCGACGAGGACCCGCCCGACGACGGTGAGCCCGAGCCGCCGCCGGAAGAGGGCGGCGACGAACCGCCGCCGGACGGTGGTGGGGACGAGCCGCCCCCGTCCGAGCAGCCGGATCCGGGGCAGTGA
- a CDS encoding class I SAM-dependent methyltransferase — MSTQQDGYVERDLTPDELQLAFHEFECQTYDERFGISATEHTARDAAREAHRLLGGATFDRVLDVGCGTGFLGLGLAHGGHARDLHLVDLSPGMLGRARDNAAALGVTATIVQATAADLPYPDASFDAVVTRGVLHHLHDPVVALREWRRVVVPGGPVIALSEPTPWADRIGGATAVTTLRSLAVARQIADRVGRPLSRRSEEEAEEHRFWDLVAMAANLHTFTPTQLRDLGRHAGFASVQVRGSGLASIAWAAAYYVLVGEFPGLERSESAKRRAGRVFGALRRVDAAVVERIVPDRVLMTVQAVYRD, encoded by the coding sequence GTGAGCACGCAGCAGGACGGCTACGTCGAGCGCGACCTCACGCCTGACGAGCTCCAGCTCGCCTTCCACGAGTTCGAGTGCCAGACCTACGACGAGCGCTTCGGCATCTCGGCGACCGAGCACACGGCTCGTGACGCGGCCCGGGAGGCGCACCGCCTGCTCGGCGGCGCGACGTTCGACCGCGTCCTCGACGTCGGCTGCGGGACCGGTTTCCTCGGTCTGGGTCTCGCCCACGGCGGCCACGCGCGGGACCTGCACCTCGTCGACCTGTCACCCGGCATGCTGGGTCGCGCTCGCGACAACGCGGCTGCACTCGGCGTGACCGCGACGATCGTGCAGGCCACGGCGGCCGACCTGCCCTACCCGGACGCGAGCTTCGATGCCGTCGTCACGCGGGGCGTGCTGCACCACCTGCACGACCCCGTCGTCGCGCTGCGTGAGTGGCGTCGCGTGGTGGTGCCCGGCGGGCCCGTCATCGCGCTGAGCGAGCCGACCCCGTGGGCGGACCGCATCGGTGGGGCGACCGCGGTCACCACGCTGAGGTCGCTGGCGGTGGCACGGCAGATCGCGGACCGGGTCGGTCGGCCGTTGTCACGACGGTCCGAGGAGGAGGCCGAGGAGCACCGCTTCTGGGACCTGGTGGCCATGGCCGCCAACCTCCACACGTTCACGCCGACGCAGTTGCGCGATCTGGGGCGGCACGCGGGCTTCGCCTCGGTGCAGGTGCGCGGCTCGGGTCTGGCTTCGATCGCCTGGGCCGCTGCCTACTACGTCCTGGTGGGTGAGTTCCCCGGGTTGGAGCGGAGCGAGTCCGCCAAGCGACGGGCGGGGCGGGTGTTCGGGGCGCTGCGCCGCGTCGACGCCGCCGTCGTGGAGCGGATCGTCCCCGACCGGGTGCTCATGACCGTCCAGGCCGTGTACCGCGACTGA
- a CDS encoding DUF2332 domain-containing protein, whose protein sequence is MLREQIPSVKGRSPLYERLLAGLAGAAERGFDGGVIPRLLDAAGTTPHEARLLLLAALNHAAVVDPSLPHAAWFPTAREDQALPPEEGAPAALALAYLIENEVRVAAFVREHRVQTNEVGRCTALLPGFLRGAGFGLPLRLLEVGCAAGLNLRFDRYHYRYTNGPSWGPSGGPELEARGEGDVPRTLTPPSVDVVERHGVDLSPIDPTTDEGLYLLHSFVWPDETVRHERLHAAVAVARTVPARVDRGDLLEWSSEHASPDEGVVTVLYHSQVRYQLDDAAIAQLDAVVDRACRAATPEAPMLYLALEPPRGAPSDALPELEVTVGDGSGPPTRSVVLTTDWHGRWVRWW, encoded by the coding sequence GTGCTCCGCGAGCAGATCCCCTCAGTCAAGGGCCGCTCGCCGCTGTACGAGCGGTTGCTGGCCGGTCTGGCCGGAGCGGCGGAGCGTGGCTTCGACGGCGGCGTCATCCCCCGCCTGCTCGACGCGGCTGGCACGACCCCGCACGAGGCACGACTGCTGCTGCTGGCTGCGCTCAACCACGCGGCCGTGGTCGACCCCTCCCTCCCCCACGCCGCGTGGTTCCCCACGGCACGGGAGGATCAGGCGCTGCCTCCCGAGGAGGGCGCCCCGGCTGCCCTCGCGCTGGCCTACCTGATCGAGAACGAGGTGCGCGTGGCGGCGTTCGTGCGCGAGCACCGGGTGCAGACCAACGAGGTCGGACGCTGCACCGCCCTCCTGCCCGGCTTCCTGCGTGGCGCCGGGTTCGGGCTGCCCCTGCGGCTGCTCGAGGTCGGTTGCGCGGCCGGCTTGAACCTGCGGTTCGACCGCTACCACTACCGCTACACGAACGGCCCGTCGTGGGGGCCCAGCGGTGGACCCGAGCTGGAGGCGCGGGGCGAGGGTGATGTGCCGCGGACGCTGACGCCGCCATCGGTCGACGTCGTCGAGCGCCACGGGGTCGACCTGTCACCGATCGACCCCACGACCGACGAGGGCCTGTACCTACTGCACTCGTTCGTCTGGCCGGACGAGACGGTGCGGCACGAGCGTCTGCACGCGGCCGTCGCGGTGGCGCGCACGGTGCCCGCACGGGTCGACCGGGGCGACCTACTTGAGTGGAGCAGCGAGCACGCCTCGCCCGACGAGGGCGTGGTGACGGTGCTGTACCACAGTCAGGTGCGCTACCAGCTCGACGACGCCGCCATCGCGCAGCTCGACGCCGTCGTCGACCGCGCCTGCCGCGCGGCCACGCCGGAGGCACCGATGCTGTACCTCGCGCTCGAGCCGCCCCGAGGGGCACCATCGGACGCCCTCCCCGAGCTGGAGGTGACCGTCGGCGACGGATCGGGACCGCCCACCCGGAGCGTGGTGCTGACGACCGACTGGCACGGCCGTTGGGTGCGCTGGTGGTGA
- a CDS encoding methyltransferase domain-containing protein has product MSADHVERNRGLWERDADTYQDDHAESLPVDRMVWGVWQVPEDELGLLGDVTGLRVLELGCGAAQWSARLASAGAHPVGLDLSVNQLRHGLRIRDQLGAGYPLVAGDAEHLPFADQVFDLVLSDWGAPGFTDPYVSIPEAARVLVPGGALVFCTAHPLEFLTYDADRGTRSTSFQRPYFGLHRLTNVEGIVEFNLTFGAWFDLFRSVDLVVERLVEPQPSEGAQTTYAAYGDLDWGRRFPYEVIWRLRKSGRLPLS; this is encoded by the coding sequence GTGAGCGCCGACCACGTCGAGCGCAACCGCGGACTGTGGGAGCGCGACGCCGACACCTACCAGGACGATCACGCCGAGTCGCTGCCGGTGGATCGCATGGTGTGGGGCGTGTGGCAGGTCCCCGAGGACGAGCTCGGGCTGCTCGGGGACGTCACGGGTCTGCGCGTCCTGGAGCTCGGCTGCGGGGCGGCGCAGTGGTCGGCGCGGCTGGCGTCAGCCGGTGCGCACCCGGTCGGGCTGGACCTGTCGGTCAACCAGCTCCGCCACGGGCTGCGCATCCGCGACCAGCTCGGGGCGGGCTACCCACTGGTCGCCGGAGACGCCGAGCACCTGCCGTTCGCGGACCAGGTGTTCGATCTGGTCCTCAGCGACTGGGGCGCGCCGGGGTTCACCGACCCCTACGTGTCCATCCCCGAGGCGGCTCGGGTGCTCGTCCCGGGAGGGGCCCTGGTGTTCTGCACCGCGCACCCCCTGGAGTTCCTCACCTACGACGCCGATCGCGGCACCCGCTCGACCTCCTTCCAGCGGCCCTACTTCGGACTCCACCGCCTCACGAACGTGGAGGGCATCGTGGAGTTCAACCTCACGTTCGGGGCGTGGTTCGACCTGTTCCGCTCCGTGGACCTGGTGGTGGAACGGCTCGTGGAACCGCAGCCATCCGAAGGGGCGCAGACGACCTACGCCGCCTACGGCGACCTCGACTGGGGGCGACGTTTCCCCTACGAGGTCATCTGGCGACTGCGCAAGTCGGGCCGACTTCCCCTATCGTGA
- a CDS encoding response regulator transcription factor: MAILRAQRRRRSHDRERARRARQHRPPSPPVRDVLERGRSGPTHRLAETRGCYDAGGVGRLRVVIVDPHPLTRSGIAAVLADDPRLDVVAAAHDVAELIGSGAMATSVDAIVAVVDDVVDVADLTDPPDAGPLIVVARLVSDAGLLAAFGVGLRGVVLHDSEPSTLRGAVTAVGAGGTYIDPRLTGRLLQMAHRGQRASEDPLGLTVQERRVLRLAAEDLTNPQIADQLGLSVNTVKDHLSSAYGKLGVRGREDAVRVVREHG, encoded by the coding sequence ATGGCGATCCTGCGAGCGCAGCGGAGGCGACGGAGCCACGACCGTGAGCGAGCCCGGCGGGCTCGCCAGCACCGCCCGCCGTCGCCGCCGGTCCGGGACGTCCTCGAGAGGGGACGCAGCGGGCCGACCCACCGGCTCGCCGAGACGCGTGGCTGCTACGACGCCGGAGGGGTCGGGCGGCTCCGGGTCGTCATCGTCGACCCCCACCCACTGACACGGTCCGGCATCGCCGCCGTGCTCGCGGACGACCCGCGGCTGGACGTCGTGGCGGCGGCTCATGACGTTGCCGAGCTGATCGGCAGCGGCGCGATGGCGACGTCCGTGGATGCGATCGTGGCCGTCGTCGACGATGTCGTCGACGTCGCCGACCTCACCGATCCGCCAGACGCGGGGCCGCTGATCGTCGTCGCCCGGCTGGTGTCGGACGCCGGGTTGCTCGCCGCGTTCGGCGTCGGGCTCCGCGGCGTCGTCCTACACGACTCCGAACCGTCGACGCTCCGCGGGGCGGTGACCGCGGTCGGCGCAGGCGGCACGTACATCGACCCTCGCCTGACCGGGCGGCTGCTGCAGATGGCCCACCGCGGGCAACGGGCGAGCGAGGACCCGCTCGGCCTCACCGTGCAGGAGCGCCGCGTCCTGCGGCTCGCCGCCGAGGATCTCACGAACCCGCAGATCGCCGACCAGCTCGGCCTCTCGGTCAACACCGTCAAGGACCACCTCTCCAGCGCCTACGGCAAGCTCGGGGTACGCGGACGCGAGGACGCCGTCCGCGTCGTCCGCGAGCACGGCTGA